In Haloarcula salinisoli, one genomic interval encodes:
- a CDS encoding SpoVR family protein: protein MNDDRFRKQRIADDLEEPVNEASNLAERLGLTPYPVNYWVVDYDEMNELIAYGGFQKRYPHWRWGMQYDRQQKQGQFLGGKAFEIVNNDDPSHAFLQESNTLADQKAVITHVEAHADFFANNEWFGLFSDGAPPRAAGSEDDGRGPDAAGMLARHADTIREYMQDPDIDRSEVERFIDHVLCLEDNIDQHQPYRPVETARDRLAEIEGVDVTDQLDELDLSEEVKRQVFDDDWLEAQSDEDNGATFPSQPEKDVLGFIRKHGMAYDEDAEKAVEMTDWQKDILELLRREAYYFAPQKMTKVMNEGWAAYWESLMMTGERFAGDDEFILYSDHMAQVLGSPGLNPYKLGLEIWEYVENTENRREVVERLLRTEGVTWRTFHDVVDFTEVQDHLEPPAWLQNVAGHIDELDPEDPRIDAEGLIGARDGEFDVANYPWKVLTYEGLAQRHYSLVKPQYRGFVSRVGQAELERVSRYMFDDSRYDSVEDALADVEYTRGWDRMREIRESHNDVTFLDEFLTQEFVDDNDYFTYEYTHASGDYRVTSTDHEDVKKKLMLSFTNFGKPTVVVQDGNYRNRNELLLAHQYNGIMLDRKQATEVLKRVFELWGRPVNLLTIVKEFDDHDIEVAKRRDREPEPEEVGKRLRYDGEEVTVEDVPWSDVEHLAATDIDYNTKPDEWLA from the coding sequence ATGAACGACGACAGATTCCGGAAACAGCGCATCGCCGACGACCTCGAAGAGCCGGTGAACGAGGCGAGCAACCTCGCCGAGCGGCTGGGGCTGACCCCCTACCCGGTGAACTACTGGGTGGTCGACTACGACGAGATGAACGAGCTCATCGCCTACGGCGGGTTCCAGAAGCGCTACCCGCACTGGCGTTGGGGGATGCAGTACGACCGCCAGCAGAAACAGGGCCAGTTCCTCGGCGGGAAGGCCTTCGAGATCGTCAACAACGACGACCCCTCACATGCCTTCCTCCAGGAGTCCAACACGCTGGCCGACCAGAAGGCTGTCATCACGCACGTGGAGGCCCACGCGGACTTCTTCGCGAACAACGAGTGGTTCGGCCTCTTCAGCGACGGCGCGCCACCGCGAGCGGCTGGCAGCGAAGACGACGGTCGCGGGCCGGACGCCGCGGGTATGCTGGCCCGCCACGCCGACACCATCCGGGAGTATATGCAGGACCCCGACATCGACCGGAGCGAGGTCGAGCGCTTTATCGACCACGTCCTCTGTCTGGAGGACAACATCGACCAGCACCAGCCGTATCGTCCGGTCGAGACGGCCCGCGATAGGTTAGCGGAGATAGAGGGCGTCGACGTCACCGACCAGCTCGACGAGCTGGACCTCTCCGAGGAGGTCAAGCGCCAGGTGTTCGACGACGACTGGCTGGAGGCCCAGTCAGACGAGGACAACGGTGCGACCTTCCCGTCCCAGCCGGAGAAGGACGTGCTCGGCTTTATCCGCAAACACGGGATGGCCTACGACGAGGACGCCGAGAAGGCGGTGGAGATGACCGACTGGCAGAAAGACATCCTCGAACTCCTGCGCAGGGAGGCGTACTACTTCGCCCCCCAGAAGATGACGAAGGTGATGAACGAAGGGTGGGCGGCCTACTGGGAGTCGCTGATGATGACCGGCGAGCGCTTCGCCGGTGACGACGAGTTCATCCTCTACTCGGACCACATGGCCCAGGTGCTGGGGTCGCCCGGACTCAACCCCTACAAGCTGGGGCTGGAAATCTGGGAGTACGTCGAGAACACCGAGAACCGTCGGGAGGTCGTCGAGCGGCTGCTCCGGACCGAGGGTGTCACCTGGCGGACGTTCCACGACGTCGTGGACTTCACCGAGGTCCAGGACCACCTCGAACCACCGGCCTGGTTGCAAAACGTCGCCGGCCACATCGACGAACTCGACCCCGAGGACCCCCGCATCGACGCCGAGGGCCTCATTGGGGCCCGCGACGGCGAGTTCGACGTGGCGAACTATCCCTGGAAGGTACTGACCTACGAGGGGCTGGCCCAACGGCATTACTCGCTGGTCAAGCCCCAGTATCGGGGCTTTGTCTCCCGGGTCGGCCAGGCCGAACTGGAGCGGGTCTCGCGGTACATGTTCGACGACTCCCGGTACGACAGCGTCGAGGACGCCCTCGCCGACGTGGAGTACACCCGCGGCTGGGACCGGATGCGAGAGATTCGCGAGAGCCACAACGACGTGACCTTCCTCGATGAGTTCCTCACCCAGGAGTTCGTCGACGACAACGACTACTTCACCTACGAGTACACCCACGCCTCCGGCGATTACCGGGTCACCTCGACGGACCACGAGGACGTGAAGAAAAAGCTGATGCTCTCCTTCACGAACTTCGGCAAGCCCACCGTCGTGGTCCAGGACGGCAACTACCGGAACCGCAACGAGCTACTGCTGGCCCACCAGTACAACGGCATCATGCTCGACCGCAAGCAGGCCACGGAGGTGCTCAAACGCGTCTTCGAGCTGTGGGGTCGGCCGGTGAACCTGCTGACGATCGTCAAGGAGTTCGACGACCACGACATCGAGGTCGCCAAACGCCGGGACCGCGAGCCCGAACCCGAGGAGGTCGGCAAACGGCTCCGGTACGACGGCGAGGAGGTTACCGTCGAGGACGTCCCCTGGAGCGACGTCGAGCATCTCGCGGCGACGGATATCGACTACAACACGAAGCCCGACGAGTGGCTGGCGTAG
- a CDS encoding YeaH/YhbH family protein encodes MGLKDDLERYREVGEERRQDLSEFIQYGDLGQSRGDEVKIPIKIVNLPEFAYDQRDKGGVGQGEGAEEGDPVGQPQPQPGDGEEGEDGEPGEEGGEHEYYEMDPEEFAQELDEQLGLDLDPKGKKVIEEKEGDFTDITRSGPSSTLDFERLFKKGLKRKLAMDFDEEYIREALKVDGWGPATVFEWAREQNIPVSKAWIEDAYDDIAADEKSTWSSIEEMEAEVEKVDTSTRIRREGVEQIPFRREDERYRYPEVVEEREKNVVVVNIRDVSGSMRQKKRELVERTFTPLDWYLQGKYDNAEFVYIAHDADAWEVDRDEFFGIRSGGGTRISSAYELAAAVLEEEYPWSEWNRYVFAAGDSENSSNDTEERVIPMMEEIPANLHAYVETQPSGNAINATHAEEVERSFRDSDNVAVAYVTSPEDVVDAIYKILSTEESE; translated from the coding sequence ATGGGACTGAAAGACGACCTCGAACGGTACCGCGAAGTGGGCGAGGAGCGCCGACAGGACCTCTCCGAGTTCATCCAGTACGGTGACCTCGGTCAGTCCCGCGGGGACGAGGTGAAGATACCCATCAAGATAGTGAATCTGCCCGAGTTCGCCTACGACCAGCGCGACAAGGGCGGCGTCGGCCAGGGCGAGGGCGCCGAGGAGGGCGACCCCGTCGGCCAGCCACAGCCCCAGCCCGGTGACGGCGAGGAGGGCGAGGACGGCGAGCCCGGCGAGGAGGGCGGCGAACACGAGTACTACGAGATGGACCCCGAAGAGTTCGCCCAGGAGCTGGACGAACAGCTCGGGCTGGACTTAGACCCCAAGGGAAAGAAGGTCATCGAGGAAAAGGAGGGCGACTTCACGGACATCACCCGTTCCGGGCCGTCCTCGACGCTGGACTTCGAGCGGCTGTTCAAGAAGGGGCTCAAGCGCAAGCTGGCGATGGACTTCGACGAGGAGTACATACGGGAGGCCCTGAAAGTGGACGGCTGGGGTCCCGCAACGGTCTTCGAGTGGGCCCGCGAGCAGAACATCCCGGTCTCGAAGGCCTGGATAGAGGACGCCTACGACGACATCGCGGCCGACGAGAAATCGACCTGGAGTTCCATCGAGGAGATGGAGGCCGAGGTCGAGAAAGTCGACACCTCGACGCGTATCCGCCGGGAGGGTGTCGAACAGATTCCGTTCCGCCGTGAGGACGAGCGCTACCGCTACCCCGAGGTCGTCGAGGAGCGCGAGAAGAACGTCGTCGTGGTCAACATCCGCGACGTCTCCGGGAGTATGCGCCAGAAGAAGCGGGAACTGGTCGAACGCACCTTCACGCCGCTTGACTGGTATCTCCAAGGCAAGTACGATAACGCCGAGTTCGTCTACATCGCCCACGACGCCGACGCCTGGGAGGTCGACCGCGACGAGTTCTTCGGCATCCGCTCTGGTGGCGGGACCCGTATCTCCAGCGCCTACGAACTGGCGGCCGCAGTGCTGGAAGAGGAGTACCCCTGGAGCGAGTGGAACCGATACGTCTTCGCAGCCGGCGACAGCGAGAACTCCTCGAACGACACCGAGGAGCGGGTCATCCCGATGATGGAGGAGATTCCGGCGAACCTCCACGCCTACGTGGAGACCCAGCCGTCGGGGAACGCAATCAACGCGACCCACGCCGAGGAGGTCGAGCGGAGCTTCCGCGACTCGGACAACGTCGCGGTCGCCTACGTCACCTCGCCGGAGGACGTTGTCGACGCGATATATAAAATCCTCAGCACGGAGGAGTCAGAATGA
- a CDS encoding PrkA family serine protein kinase produces the protein MSGEEYIDRADEALDATYEEPMALSEYVDTLLESPGIASHASKYLLAAIEAAGTRTVIEEGDEKERYRFFDDPHNDGEHAILGNTEVLNAFVDDLRSIAAGRGKDEKIVWLEGPTATGKSELKRCLINGLREYSRTPEGRRYTVEWNVAGAGGSDSALTYGDTPIEDEDDWYESPVQAHPLTVFPKDVREELLVEINDRLDDHIEVRVEGELDPFSREAYNFLEEQYRRAGEENLFSAVTDPSHLRVKNFVVDVGRGIGILHSEDEGTPKERLVGSWMHGMLRELDSRGRKNPQAFSYDGVLSQGNGLLTVVEDAAQHADLLQKLLNVPDESRVKLDKGIGMDVDTQLVIISNPDLEAQLNQHADREGQDPLKALKRRLDKHEFTYLTNLSLESQLLRRELTNETSVWDPDSWEELETWIQEPVSVAVRDDLDTPTEKDIAPHTIEAAALYAVVSRLDSSNVPAGLDLVEKALLFDRGYLMEGDERVDIDDYDVEITPQDGDHGIPVTYVRDVVADLLHEAQDRHHPDLPVEHVIMPRDVLNAIAEGLQDAPVFSPGEATEYEERVVPVKNYIFGEQEQDVLAALMRDKRVDESTVEEYIEQVYAWASDEQLENERGEFVDPDPLKMKVFEIEHLGRFDEKNYEGGEADHAVTKFRTDKIITALNRHAWQRRDEEFRVGDVSPKEIPVIKTVLGSHDWDDVKRTYEDFDPQQWDNPPSGTETAALKEETIQNMMEMHGYSEAAAELTSRHVMSQVSYRWD, from the coding sequence ATGAGCGGCGAGGAGTACATCGACCGCGCCGACGAGGCCCTCGACGCCACCTACGAGGAGCCGATGGCGCTTTCCGAGTACGTCGACACGCTCCTGGAGTCGCCCGGAATCGCCTCGCACGCCTCGAAGTACCTGCTCGCGGCCATCGAGGCGGCGGGCACCCGGACCGTCATCGAGGAGGGCGACGAGAAGGAGCGCTACCGCTTCTTCGACGACCCACACAACGACGGCGAACACGCCATCCTGGGCAACACGGAGGTGCTGAACGCCTTCGTCGACGACCTCCGCTCCATCGCGGCAGGGAGAGGCAAGGACGAGAAAATCGTCTGGCTCGAAGGACCCACTGCGACGGGGAAATCCGAGCTCAAACGCTGTCTCATCAACGGCCTGCGGGAGTACTCTCGGACGCCGGAGGGCCGGCGCTACACGGTCGAGTGGAACGTCGCCGGCGCCGGCGGCAGCGACAGCGCCCTGACCTACGGCGACACGCCCATCGAGGACGAGGACGACTGGTACGAGAGCCCCGTGCAGGCCCACCCGCTGACGGTCTTCCCGAAGGACGTCCGCGAGGAGCTGCTGGTCGAGATCAACGACCGGCTCGACGACCATATCGAGGTCCGTGTCGAGGGCGAACTGGACCCCTTCTCCCGGGAGGCGTACAACTTCCTGGAGGAGCAGTACCGACGGGCCGGCGAGGAGAACCTCTTCTCCGCCGTCACCGACCCCTCGCATCTGCGAGTCAAGAACTTCGTCGTCGACGTCGGTCGGGGAATCGGTATCCTTCACTCCGAGGACGAGGGGACGCCCAAAGAACGACTCGTGGGGTCGTGGATGCACGGGATGCTCCGCGAACTCGACTCCCGTGGCCGGAAGAACCCCCAGGCGTTCTCTTACGACGGCGTGCTCTCACAGGGCAACGGCCTGCTGACGGTCGTCGAGGACGCCGCCCAGCACGCCGACCTGCTCCAGAAGCTGCTGAACGTCCCCGACGAGAGCCGCGTCAAGCTGGACAAGGGTATCGGGATGGACGTCGACACGCAGCTTGTCATCATCTCGAACCCCGACCTGGAGGCCCAGCTCAATCAGCACGCCGACCGCGAGGGTCAGGACCCGCTGAAAGCCCTCAAGCGACGGCTCGACAAACACGAGTTTACCTACCTGACGAACCTCTCGCTTGAGTCGCAGTTGCTGCGACGGGAGCTCACGAACGAGACCAGCGTCTGGGACCCGGACTCCTGGGAAGAACTGGAGACGTGGATTCAGGAACCGGTGAGCGTCGCTGTCAGGGACGACCTCGACACGCCGACAGAGAAAGACATCGCGCCCCACACTATCGAAGCGGCGGCGCTCTATGCGGTGGTCTCCCGGCTGGACAGCTCGAACGTCCCCGCTGGACTTGACCTCGTCGAGAAGGCACTCCTCTTCGACCGGGGCTACCTGATGGAGGGCGACGAGCGCGTCGACATCGACGATTACGACGTCGAGATAACCCCCCAGGACGGCGACCACGGCATCCCCGTGACGTACGTCCGTGACGTCGTGGCCGACCTGCTCCACGAAGCGCAGGACCGCCACCACCCGGACCTGCCGGTCGAACACGTCATCATGCCGCGGGACGTGCTAAACGCCATCGCCGAGGGGCTACAGGACGCGCCGGTGTTCTCGCCCGGCGAGGCGACCGAGTACGAGGAGCGCGTGGTGCCGGTGAAAAACTACATCTTCGGCGAACAGGAGCAGGACGTGCTGGCCGCGCTGATGCGTGACAAGCGCGTCGACGAGTCCACGGTCGAGGAGTACATCGAGCAGGTGTACGCCTGGGCCTCCGACGAACAGCTAGAGAACGAGCGCGGCGAGTTCGTCGACCCGGACCCCCTGAAGATGAAGGTGTTCGAGATAGAGCATCTGGGCCGCTTCGACGAGAAGAACTACGAGGGCGGCGAGGCCGACCACGCGGTCACGAAGTTCCGCACGGACAAGATAATCACGGCGCTGAACCGCCACGCGTGGCAGCGCCGCGACGAGGAGTTCCGCGTCGGCGACGTCTCGCCCAAGGAGATTCCGGTCATCAAGACCGTCCTGGGTAGCCACGACTGGGACGACGTCAAGCGGACCTACGAGGACTTCGACCCACAGCAGTGGGACAACCCGCCGTCGGGCACCGAGACGGCCGCGCTCAAAGAAGAGACTATCCAGAACATGATGGAGATGCACGGCTACAGCGAGGCGGCTGCGGAGCTGACCAGCCGCCACGTCATGAGCCAGGTGAGCTACAGATGGGACTGA
- a CDS encoding PrkA family serine protein kinase — protein MSQNKETLEALSQEYKDTIPADLRTTRTFDWYLDQLYEDPRIARNAHQRVADMFDYYGTEYDEDAGVVEYKIASEDPITDGENTFYGREVHEAIHEFVNKVKSGARGLGPEKRIKLLLGPVGSGKSDFDRQVRRYYEDYTRGDEGRMYTFRWTNLCDVVHDQDPADDVVRSPMNQDPLVLLPQDQRDRVIEDINEELDAPYTIRNEQDLDPASEFYMDRLLAYYDDNLQEVLENHVEIIRFVADENQRQGIETFEPKDKKNQDETELTGDVNYSKIAIYGESDPRAFDYSGAFCNANRGIFSGEELLKLQREFLYDFLHASQEQTIKPKNNPRIDIDQVIVGRTNMPEYRDKKGDEKMEAFNDRTKRIDFPYVLQYEEEAKIYRKMLRNADLPDIQVEPHTLEMAGLFGVLTRIEEPDTESVELVQKAKAYNGEIDEADDIDVKKLREEAEQAADIREGMDGVSPRFIGDEIAEAIMDSMHRSRSFLSPLTTFNHLEGNLENHGSIDSESFDEYYRFLELVREEYKERAIEDVRHALAYDMDEIQRQGEKYMDHVMAYIDDDTVEDELTGREQEPDEQFLRSVEEKLNLPEDRKDDFRQEVSNWVSRRAREGDTFNPQDNDRLRRALERKLWEDKKHNINFSALVSSGDMDDDERNQWIDALIEQGYSEEGAKEVLEFAGAEVAKSEMEE, from the coding sequence ATGAGTCAGAACAAAGAGACACTAGAAGCACTGAGCCAGGAGTACAAGGACACGATTCCAGCGGACCTCCGGACCACCCGGACGTTCGACTGGTACCTCGACCAGCTGTACGAGGACCCACGAATCGCCCGAAACGCCCACCAGCGCGTGGCGGATATGTTCGACTACTACGGCACCGAATACGACGAGGACGCCGGCGTCGTCGAATACAAGATAGCCAGCGAGGACCCCATCACCGACGGGGAGAACACCTTCTACGGCCGGGAGGTCCACGAGGCCATCCACGAGTTCGTCAACAAGGTCAAGTCCGGCGCCCGTGGTCTGGGCCCGGAGAAACGCATCAAGCTCCTACTGGGTCCGGTCGGGTCGGGCAAGTCCGACTTTGACCGCCAGGTCCGTCGGTACTACGAGGACTACACCCGCGGCGACGAGGGTCGGATGTACACGTTCCGCTGGACGAACCTCTGTGACGTCGTCCACGACCAGGACCCCGCCGACGACGTGGTCCGCTCGCCGATGAACCAGGACCCGCTCGTCTTGCTGCCACAGGACCAGCGCGACCGGGTCATCGAGGACATCAACGAGGAGCTAGACGCCCCCTACACCATCCGCAACGAGCAGGACCTGGACCCGGCCTCGGAGTTCTACATGGACCGGCTACTGGCGTACTACGACGACAACCTCCAGGAAGTGCTGGAGAACCACGTCGAGATAATTCGCTTCGTTGCCGACGAGAACCAGCGCCAGGGTATCGAGACCTTCGAACCCAAGGACAAGAAGAACCAGGACGAGACCGAACTGACCGGCGACGTCAACTACTCGAAGATAGCCATCTACGGCGAGAGCGACCCGCGAGCCTTCGACTATTCGGGCGCGTTCTGTAACGCGAACCGCGGTATCTTCTCCGGCGAGGAGCTGCTCAAACTCCAGCGGGAGTTCCTCTATGACTTCCTGCACGCCAGTCAGGAACAGACTATCAAACCGAAGAACAACCCCCGTATCGACATCGACCAGGTCATCGTCGGCCGGACGAACATGCCCGAGTACCGGGACAAGAAAGGCGACGAGAAGATGGAGGCCTTCAACGACCGGACCAAACGCATCGACTTCCCCTATGTCCTCCAGTACGAGGAGGAGGCGAAGATATACCGGAAGATGCTGCGCAACGCCGACCTGCCGGATATCCAGGTCGAACCCCACACCCTGGAGATGGCGGGCCTCTTCGGCGTGCTCACCCGCATCGAGGAGCCCGACACCGAGTCGGTCGAACTGGTCCAGAAGGCCAAAGCGTACAACGGCGAGATAGACGAGGCCGACGACATCGACGTGAAGAAGCTCCGCGAGGAGGCCGAACAGGCCGCCGACATCCGCGAGGGGATGGACGGCGTCTCGCCCCGCTTCATCGGCGACGAGATAGCGGAGGCCATCATGGACTCGATGCACCGCTCACGGAGCTTCCTCTCGCCGCTGACGACGTTCAACCACCTGGAGGGGAACTTAGAGAACCACGGCTCTATCGACTCGGAGTCGTTCGACGAGTACTACCGCTTCCTCGAACTCGTCCGGGAGGAGTACAAGGAGCGGGCCATCGAGGACGTGCGCCACGCGCTGGCATACGACATGGACGAGATTCAGCGCCAGGGCGAGAAGTACATGGACCACGTGATGGCCTACATCGACGACGACACCGTCGAGGACGAACTGACCGGTCGGGAGCAAGAGCCCGACGAGCAGTTCCTCCGTTCCGTCGAGGAGAAGCTGAACCTCCCGGAGGACCGCAAGGACGACTTCCGCCAGGAGGTCTCGAACTGGGTCAGCCGCCGGGCACGCGAGGGTGACACCTTCAACCCGCAGGACAACGACCGCCTGCGCCGTGCCCTCGAACGCAAGCTCTGGGAGGACAAGAAACACAACATCAACTTCTCCGCGCTGGTCTCGTCGGGCGATATGGACGACGACGAGCGCAACCAGTGGATAGACGCCCTCATCGAACAGGGCTACTCCGAGGAGGGCGCGAAGGAAGTGCTCGAGTTCGCCGGCGCGGAGGTCGCCAAAAGCGAGATGGAGGAGTAG
- a CDS encoding DUF5820 family protein, giving the protein MNTAALAEDWTVWNQTETELILAYRPDVFDSEAFPAPCLPTIYLTHGKRTRRPGADRTGEDWYVTLYLEPEVDHQVDVSPDRETAVDAAVTLANDFAAGEFDFRALYQVPREAYLDELDELTGR; this is encoded by the coding sequence ATGAACACAGCGGCACTGGCCGAGGACTGGACGGTGTGGAACCAGACCGAGACGGAACTCATCCTCGCGTACCGTCCCGACGTCTTCGACAGCGAGGCCTTTCCCGCACCCTGTCTGCCGACTATCTATCTCACCCACGGCAAGCGAACCCGGCGCCCCGGCGCCGACCGGACCGGCGAGGACTGGTACGTCACTCTCTACCTGGAGCCGGAGGTCGACCACCAGGTCGACGTCTCGCCGGACCGCGAGACAGCCGTCGACGCCGCGGTGACACTCGCCAACGACTTCGCCGCCGGCGAGTTCGACTTCCGGGCGCTGTATCAGGTTCCCCGCGAGGCGTATCTGGACGAACTAGACGAGCTTACGGGCCGATAG
- a CDS encoding ACP S-malonyltransferase, with product MTQHTTLDDTAFLFPGQGNQSVGMGQPFHRAWPETRRTFDRLDGAVDTALRQLCFAGTEARLREPSNIQPVQVATSYSVFAGVSERFGVEPAYYSGHSLGQFTAITAAEMLAPETAVSLTKRRGECMERAASRDGPGTMVAVLVADAETVADACREREDVGVALYNAPGETVVSGTPDGVAAIKETLESRTRARFHELAVEAAFHSPVMASAVDCAERAMADVSFDPASRPVVSDVSGEVYTEPAVPRRDLTAQITSPVNWIRVVERLRDAGVERFVEFPPAGVLTSLVERIAPEATCIELSTPADARAAFA from the coding sequence ATGACACAGCACACCACATTGGACGACACGGCGTTTCTCTTCCCCGGACAGGGGAATCAGTCGGTCGGGATGGGGCAACCGTTCCACCGGGCCTGGCCCGAGACGCGTCGGACCTTCGACCGACTCGACGGTGCGGTCGATACGGCACTGCGCCAGCTCTGCTTCGCTGGGACCGAGGCGAGGCTCCGGGAACCGAGCAACATACAGCCGGTCCAGGTTGCGACCAGCTACTCGGTGTTCGCTGGTGTCAGCGAACGATTCGGCGTCGAACCGGCCTACTACTCGGGCCACAGTCTCGGCCAGTTCACCGCAATCACGGCGGCCGAGATGCTGGCCCCCGAGACGGCCGTCTCGCTCACCAAGCGCCGGGGCGAATGTATGGAACGGGCGGCGAGTCGTGACGGACCTGGCACGATGGTCGCGGTGCTTGTCGCGGACGCCGAAACCGTCGCCGACGCGTGCCGGGAGCGCGAGGACGTCGGCGTGGCGCTGTACAACGCGCCCGGAGAGACCGTCGTCAGCGGGACTCCCGACGGCGTAGCCGCCATCAAGGAGACGCTCGAAAGCCGGACTCGCGCGCGGTTCCACGAACTGGCTGTCGAGGCCGCGTTCCACTCGCCGGTGATGGCGTCGGCGGTGGACTGCGCCGAACGGGCTATGGCGGACGTGTCGTTCGACCCGGCATCGAGACCGGTCGTCTCCGACGTGAGCGGTGAGGTGTACACGGAGCCGGCAGTCCCACGGCGGGACCTCACCGCGCAGATAACCTCGCCGGTGAACTGGATTCGGGTGGTCGAGCGACTCCGAGACGCCGGCGTCGAGCGGTTCGTCGAGTTCCCGCCGGCCGGCGTGCTCACGTCACTCGTGGAGCGAATCGCGCCCGAGGCGACCTGTATCGAACTGTCGACGCCGGCCGACGCCCGGGCGGCCTTCGCGTGA
- a CDS encoding ribonucleoside-diphosphate reductase, with translation MQDGERDMAARYFRHAVDSDWSPFDIDFAADRDTLADLGRRQFAQLRAAVAMFGAGEERVTEDLRPLATTVDGGTDQWFVASHIYEEAKHAAFFDRYWNTAVQPVEAERGLGPTSPTADKWFSDPYETVFDSTEAAMNALLERDTPRRRAEAFAHYHLTVEGVLGQTGFHAIEATFGPDTAGPSLPGLVDGFAAVRGDEARHVGYGLTRLVDLLESGAVDLSTVEATVSELADPVDAVVSEMGWKGVPGPDSDALLTVARRQRRRRLEQLAERDTDGGSVTGCTSR, from the coding sequence ATGCAGGACGGTGAGCGTGATATGGCGGCACGGTACTTCCGACACGCCGTCGACAGCGACTGGAGTCCGTTCGATATCGACTTCGCCGCCGACCGGGACACACTGGCCGACCTCGGTCGGCGCCAGTTCGCGCAGTTGCGCGCCGCGGTCGCGATGTTCGGGGCCGGGGAGGAGCGTGTCACCGAGGATCTCCGTCCGCTGGCGACGACCGTCGACGGCGGGACCGACCAGTGGTTCGTCGCGAGCCACATCTACGAGGAGGCCAAACACGCCGCGTTCTTCGACCGCTACTGGAACACCGCCGTCCAGCCGGTCGAGGCGGAACGCGGGCTAGGCCCGACGTCGCCGACCGCCGACAAGTGGTTCAGCGACCCCTACGAGACGGTGTTCGACAGCACCGAGGCGGCGATGAACGCCCTCCTGGAGCGGGATACGCCCCGCCGGCGTGCGGAGGCGTTCGCCCACTACCACCTCACCGTGGAGGGGGTCCTCGGACAGACCGGGTTCCACGCCATCGAGGCGACCTTCGGCCCGGACACTGCGGGCCCGTCACTCCCCGGGCTGGTCGACGGGTTCGCCGCCGTCCGGGGCGACGAGGCGCGACACGTCGGCTACGGACTCACACGCCTGGTCGACCTGCTTGAATCGGGTGCGGTCGACCTGTCGACGGTCGAGGCGACCGTCTCGGAACTCGCCGACCCGGTCGACGCCGTGGTCTCCGAGATGGGTTGGAAGGGGGTGCCGGGTCCCGACAGCGACGCACTTCTGACGGTAGCTCGCCGGCAGCGGCGGCGTCGGCTGGAGCAACTCGCCGAGCGCGACACCGACGGCGGGTCGGTCACCGGCTGCACGAGTCGATGA